Proteins co-encoded in one Gossypium arboreum isolate Shixiya-1 chromosome 11, ASM2569848v2, whole genome shotgun sequence genomic window:
- the LOC108452555 gene encoding mini zinc finger protein 1-like has translation MKKCQVVRKSGRRSCTSSSTAITNVRYGECQKNHAANIGGYAVDGCREFMASDVEGTTGALTCAACGCHRNFHRREVETEVLCEYT, from the coding sequence ATGAAGAAATGTCAAGTAGTGAGGAAAAGTGGAAGAAGAAGCTGTACTTCTTCTTCAACGGCGATTACCAACGTGAGGTACGGTGAGTGTCAGAAGAATCACGCCGCGAACATCGGAGGGTATGCCGTCGACGGCTGTCGGGAGTTCATGGCCAGTGACGTTGAAGGGACGACTGGGGCTTTAACGTGTGCCGCTTGTGGTTGTCACCGGAACTTTCACAGAAGAGAAGTGGAAACTGAGGTACTCTGTGAGTATACCTaa
- the LOC108450332 gene encoding uncharacterized protein LOC108450332 isoform X2 has protein sequence MSDHLVVCVDHLTKPESLKSVNEPEVAGPSGEGSSIVAEPHVCAIDVEEVEEQGSCDEEEPLIQTVECRICQDEDNINNLETPCSCSGSLKFAHRKCVQRWCNEKGDITCEICHQPYQPGYTVPPPPPQPEVATIDISEWTVTGAPLGLHDQRILAVAAERRILEHGYDEYAEPDSSGTEFFRAAALTLMALLFLRHALYLTSGEEDDDLSRFISLFLLRAAGFLLPCYIVAWAISILQRRRQRQEAAAIAAADVAVMIQATQSRAIHYSIAAGPSVTHQQEQPQSIHYSVAPGPSTAPQPEQPLTIHYSIAAPGPSATPQQEQPQAMHYSVAASGPSATPQQDQPLTIHYSITAPGPSATAQQEPAIQ, from the exons ATGAGTGATCATCTTGTTGTATGCGTGGACCATCTCACGAAACCCGAAAGTTTGAAATCAGTGAATGAACCCGAGGTTGCGGGACCTTCGGGTGAAGGTTCTTCTATAGTTGCTGAGCCACATGTTTGTGCTATTGATGTTGAGGAAGTGGAGGAACAAGGGTCATGTGACGAAGAAGAACCACTCATCCAGACGGTTGAATGCCGTATCTGCCAGGACGAGGACAACATTAACAATTTGGAAACACCTTGTTCATGCAGTGGCAGTTTGAAG TTTGCTCATAGGAAATGTGTTCAACGTTGGTGCAATGAGAAAGGAGACATAACGTGTGAGATATGTCATCAG CCTTATCAACCAGGATATACTGTGCCACCACCTCCCCCTCAGCCAGAGGTTGCTACAATTGATATCAG TGAGTGGACGGTCACTGGTGCTCCTTTGGGTTTACACGACCAACGGATTTTAGCTGTGGCAGCAGAACGCCGTATTTTGGAGCATGGCTATGATGAATATGCTGAGCCCGATTCTAGTGGAACTGAATTTTTCCGTGCTGCTGCCTTAACC CTAATGGCTCTTCTATTCTTGAGGCATGCTTTGTACCTAACCAGTGGAGAAGAGGACGATGATTTATCTCGTTTTATCTCT CTTTTCCTGCTCCGAGCTGCCGGTTTTCTTCTCCCCTGTTACATCGTGGCCTGGGCTATCAGCATATTGCAGCGCCGTAGACAGCGACAG GAAGCCGCAGCTATCGCAGCGGCTGATGTTGCAGTAATGATACAGGCAACACAATCTCGGGCCATACATTACAGTATAGCAGCAGGACCTTCAGTGACTCATCAACAAGAGCAACCTCAGTCCATACATTACAGCGTAGCTCCAGGACCTTCCACAGCTCCTCAACCAGAGCAACCTCTGACCATACATTACAGTATAGCAGCACCGGGACCTTCGGCAACTCCTCAACAGGAACAACCTCAGGCCATGCATTACAGTGTAGCAGCATCAGGACCTTCCGCGACTCCTCAACAGGACCAACCTCTTACCATACATTACAGTATAACAGCACCGGGACCTTCCGCGACTGCTCAACAGGAGCCAGCAATTCAATAG
- the LOC108450332 gene encoding uncharacterized protein LOC108450332 isoform X1 yields MIVISKMSDHLVVCVDHLTKPESLKSVNEPEVAGPSGEGSSIVAEPHVCAIDVEEVEEQGSCDEEEPLIQTVECRICQDEDNINNLETPCSCSGSLKFAHRKCVQRWCNEKGDITCEICHQPYQPGYTVPPPPPQPEVATIDISEWTVTGAPLGLHDQRILAVAAERRILEHGYDEYAEPDSSGTEFFRAAALTLMALLFLRHALYLTSGEEDDDLSRFISLFLLRAAGFLLPCYIVAWAISILQRRRQRQEAAAIAAADVAVMIQATQSRAIHYSIAAGPSVTHQQEQPQSIHYSVAPGPSTAPQPEQPLTIHYSIAAPGPSATPQQEQPQAMHYSVAASGPSATPQQDQPLTIHYSITAPGPSATAQQEPAIQ; encoded by the exons ATGATTGTG ATAAGCAAAATGAGTGATCATCTTGTTGTATGCGTGGACCATCTCACGAAACCCGAAAGTTTGAAATCAGTGAATGAACCCGAGGTTGCGGGACCTTCGGGTGAAGGTTCTTCTATAGTTGCTGAGCCACATGTTTGTGCTATTGATGTTGAGGAAGTGGAGGAACAAGGGTCATGTGACGAAGAAGAACCACTCATCCAGACGGTTGAATGCCGTATCTGCCAGGACGAGGACAACATTAACAATTTGGAAACACCTTGTTCATGCAGTGGCAGTTTGAAG TTTGCTCATAGGAAATGTGTTCAACGTTGGTGCAATGAGAAAGGAGACATAACGTGTGAGATATGTCATCAG CCTTATCAACCAGGATATACTGTGCCACCACCTCCCCCTCAGCCAGAGGTTGCTACAATTGATATCAG TGAGTGGACGGTCACTGGTGCTCCTTTGGGTTTACACGACCAACGGATTTTAGCTGTGGCAGCAGAACGCCGTATTTTGGAGCATGGCTATGATGAATATGCTGAGCCCGATTCTAGTGGAACTGAATTTTTCCGTGCTGCTGCCTTAACC CTAATGGCTCTTCTATTCTTGAGGCATGCTTTGTACCTAACCAGTGGAGAAGAGGACGATGATTTATCTCGTTTTATCTCT CTTTTCCTGCTCCGAGCTGCCGGTTTTCTTCTCCCCTGTTACATCGTGGCCTGGGCTATCAGCATATTGCAGCGCCGTAGACAGCGACAG GAAGCCGCAGCTATCGCAGCGGCTGATGTTGCAGTAATGATACAGGCAACACAATCTCGGGCCATACATTACAGTATAGCAGCAGGACCTTCAGTGACTCATCAACAAGAGCAACCTCAGTCCATACATTACAGCGTAGCTCCAGGACCTTCCACAGCTCCTCAACCAGAGCAACCTCTGACCATACATTACAGTATAGCAGCACCGGGACCTTCGGCAACTCCTCAACAGGAACAACCTCAGGCCATGCATTACAGTGTAGCAGCATCAGGACCTTCCGCGACTCCTCAACAGGACCAACCTCTTACCATACATTACAGTATAACAGCACCGGGACCTTCCGCGACTGCTCAACAGGAGCCAGCAATTCAATAG
- the LOC108452273 gene encoding protein EMBRYO DEFECTIVE 514-like, whose translation MPEKEVSVEPVETNPTTEDMNPETQVPPSPIFDDSVDAEVAYNGCSKSKRQREEDGRESDEVSKKQKAEKSVDDEIIEKNSVPSVSSRVRLGPKEFGSSVEMFDYFYNLLHYWATHLNLNKYEHMVLLELLKKGHEEPDKKIGKGIKGFQVRIHPVWKSKCFFVIKDDDTFDDFSFRKCVDHILPLPDEMKQPDANKASNGSRGGKGSGRGRGKRR comes from the exons ATGCCAGAGAAAGAGGTATCGGTGGAGCCTGTCGAGACCAATCCAACAACCGAAGACATGAATCCCGAAACCCAAGTCCCGCCCTCCCCGATTTTCGATGACAGCGTCGACGCTGAGGTGGCCTACAACGGCTGCTCGAAATCGAAGCGCCAGAGAGAAGAAGACGGCCGAGAAAGCGACGAGGTATCCAAGAAACAGAAGGCGGAGAAGTCCGTCGACGATGAAATCATCGAGAAAAACTCAGTGCCCTCAGTTTCGAGTCGGGTCCGGCTTGGCCCGAAGGAATTCGGGTCGTCCGTGGAGATGTttgattatttttacaatttgctTCATTATTGGGCTACTCATCTAAACCTTAATAAG TACGAACACATGGTGCTGCTTGAATTGCTTAAAAAAGGTCACGAAGAGCCTGATAAGAAGATTGGTAAAGGGATCAAAGGTTTCCAAGTTCGAATCCATCCGGTGTGGAAAAGTAAATGTTTCTTTGTCATCAAGGACGACGATACCTTCGATGATTTTAGCTTTCGGAAGTGTGTCGATCATATACTTCCCCTGCCGGATGAGATGAAGCAACCTGATGCAAACAAGGCATCCAATGGCAGTCGTGGTGGAAAAGGCAGTGGTCGAGGCCGTGGAAAGAGGCGGTGA
- the LOC108450765 gene encoding uncharacterized protein LOC108450765 has product MRDHLVVCVDRLTESESLKPVNEPEVAGPSGEGSFIVAEPHVCAIDVEEVKEHSSCDEEEPLIQMVECRICQDEDNINNLETPCSCSGSLKFAHRKCVQRWCNEKGDITCEICHQPYQPGYTAPPPPPRPEVATIDISEWTVTGAPLGLHDQRILAIAAEHRILDHGYDEYAEPDSSGTEFFRAAALTLMALLSLRHALYLTSGEEDDDLSRFISLLLLRAAGLLLPCYIVAWAISIFKHRRQRQEAAAIAAADVAVMIEGTRPRAVHYSIAAPAPLATPQQEQPQAIHYSVASGLSMTQPEQPLTIHTV; this is encoded by the exons ATGCGTGATCATCTCGTAGTATGTGTTGACCGCCTTACGGAATCCGAAAGTTTGAAACCAGTGAATGAACCCGAGGTTGCAGGACCTTCGGGTGAAGGTTCTTTTATAGTTGCTGAGCCACATGTTTGTGCTATTGatgttgaagaagtgaaagaaCACAGTTCGTGTGATGAAGAAGAACCGCTTATCCAAATGGTTGAATGCCGAATCTGCCAGGATGAAGACAACATTAACAATTTGGAGACACCTTGCTCATGCAGTGGCAGTTTGAAG TTTGCTCATAGGAAATGTGTTCAAAGGTGGTGCAACGAGAAAGGAGACATAACGTGTGAGATATGTCATCAG CCTTATCAACCAGGATATACTGCACCACCACCTCCCCCTCGGCCAGAGGTTGCTACAATTGATATCAG TGAGTGGACGGTTACTGGTGCTCCTTTGGGTTTACACGACCAACGGATTTTAGCAATAGCAGCAGAACACCGTATTTTGGATCATGGCTATGATGAATATGCCGAGCCCGATTCTAGTGGAACTGAATTTTTCCGTGCTGCTGCCTTAACT TTAATGGCTCTTCTATCCTTGAGGCATGCTTTGTATCTAACCAGTGGAGAAGAGGACGATGATTTATCTCGATTTATCTCT CTTCTCCTGCTTCGAGCTGCCGGCCTTCTTCTCCCCTGTTACATTGTGGCCTGGGCTATCAGCATATTTAAGCACCGTAGGCAGCGGCAG GAAGCTGCAGCTATCGCAGCGGCTGATGTTGCAGTGATGATAGAGGGAACACGACCTCGGGCTGTACATTACAGTATAGCAGCACCAGCACCTTTGGCTACTCCTCAACAGGAGCAACCTCAGGCCATACATTACAGTGTAGCATCGGGACTTTCCATGACTCAACCAGAGCAACCTCTTACCATACATACAGTATAG
- the LOC108453643 gene encoding protein EMBRYO DEFECTIVE 514-like: MNPETQVPPSPIFNDSVDAGLAYNGGSKSKRQREADGGESDEVSKKQKAETSVDDEIIEKNSVPSVSNRVRLGPKEFGSSVEMFDYFYNLLHYWATHLNLNKYEHMVLLELLKKGHEEPDKKIGKGIKGFQVRIHPVWKSKCFFVINDDDTFDDFSFRKCVDHILPLPDEMKQPDTNKATNGSRGGKGSGRGRGKRR; encoded by the exons ATGAATCCCGAAACCCAAGTCCCGCCCTCCCCGATTTTCAATGACAGCGTCGACGCTGGGTTGGCCTACAACGGCGGCTCAAAATCGAAGCGCCAGAGAGAAGCAGACGGCGGAGAAAGCGACGAGGTATCCAAGAAACAGAAGGCGGAGACGTCCGTCGACGATGAAATCATCGAGAAAAACTCAGTGCCCTCAGTTTCGAATCGCGTCCGGCTTGGCCCGAAGGAATTCGGGTCATCGGTGGAGATGTttgattatttttacaatttgctTCATTATTGGGCTACTCATCTCAACCTTAATAAG TACGAACACATGGTGCTGCTTGAATTGCTTAAAAAAGGTCACGAAGAGCCTGATAAGAAGATTGGTAAAGGGATCAAAGGTTTCCAAGTTCGAATCCATCCGGTGTGGAAAAGTAAATGTTTCTTTGTCATCAATGACGACGATACCTTCGATGATTTTAGCTTTCGGAAGTGTGTCGATCATATACTTCCCCTGCCGGATGAGATGAAACAACCTGATACAAACAAGGCAACTAATGGCAGTCGTGGTGGAAAAGGCAGTGGTCGAGGCCGTGGAAAGAGGCGGTGA
- the LOC108453642 gene encoding malate dehydrogenase, chloroplastic-like, whose translation MAATSTATFLSFQRQGNALPQTRPSAVRFSPRYSLVSFSGLKEVTSVNCETESSFIGKESSTALRGSFALKARKANRASRYGLQLVASYKVAILGAAGGIGQPLALLIKMSPLVSALNLYDIANVKGVAADLSHCNTPSQVLDFTGASELGDCLKGANVVVIPAGVPRKPGMTRDDLFNINANIVMSLVEAVADNCPDAFIHIISNPVNSTVPIAAEVLKQKGVYNPKKLFGVTTLDVVRANTFVAQKKNLKLIDVDVPVIGGHAGITILPLLSKTKPTVSFTDEEVEQLTVRIQNAGTEVVEAKAGAGSATLSMAYAAARFVESSLRALDGDGDVYECSFVQSDLTNLPFFASRIKLGRNGVEALIPSDLIGLSEYEGKMLEALKPELKASIEKGIAFVQKQPVTA comes from the coding sequence ATGGCAGCAACATCAACAGCTACCTTCTTGTCGTTCCAAAGGCAGGGGAATGCACTTCCACAAACAAGGCCTTCGGCCGTAAGGTTTAGCCCCCGATATTCACTTGTGAGTTTCAGTGGCCTCAAGGAGGTGACATCTGTGAACTGTGAAACGGAATCCTCCTTCATCGGCAAGGAAAGCAGTACAGCTCTTAGAGGCTCTTTTGCGCTGAAAGCACGGAAAGCAAACCGGGCGTCTCGTTATGGCTTACAGCTGGTGGCATCGTACAAGGTGGCTATACTTGGAGCTGCAGGAGGGATAGGTCAGCCATTGGCACTTCTAATCAAGATGTCTCCGCTAGTTTCGGCACTGAACCTCTACGATATAGCGAATGTGAAGGGAGTTGCTGCTGATCTCAGTCACTGCAATACTCCTTCTCAAGTTTTGGATTTCACCGGTGCTTCGGAATTAGGAGATTGTTTGAAAGGTGCAAATGTAGTGGTTATTCCTGCCGGAGTTCCCCGAAAGCCTGGTATGACTCGTGATGATCTCTTCAACATCAACGCCAACATTGTGATGAGCTTGGTTGAGGCTGTTGCTGATAACTGTCCCGATGCCTTCATTCATATTATTAGCAATCCAGTTAACTCCACGGTACCAATCGCTGCTGAAGTTCTGAAGCAGAAGGGTGTTTACAATCCGAAGAAGCTTTTTGGTGTGACCACATTGGATGTTGTTCGAGCTAACACATTTGTTGCTCAGAAGAAAAACCTCAAGCTCATCGATGTGGATGTTCCGGTCATAGGGGGACACGCTGGTATCACCATTTTACCGCTGCTGTCAAAGACGAAACCCACTGTTAGCTTTACTGATGAAGAAGTGGAGCAACTAACTGTCAGGATTCAAAATGCCGGGACAGAGGTTGTGGAGGCAAAAGCAGGTGCAGGGTCTGCCACCCTGTCCATGGCCTATGCAGCCGCGAGATTTGTCGAATCATCCCTTCGCGCTTTGGATGGAGATGGAGACGTCTACGAGTGCTCTTTCGTACAATCCGATCTGACCAATCTTCCATTCTTTGCATCTAGGATCAAGCTCGGAAGGAATGGGGTTGAGGCTCTTATTCCATCTGACCTCATAGGGTTATCTGAGTACGAAGGTAAGATGTTGGAAGCTCTTAAGCCAGAATTAAAGGCCAGCATCGAGAAGGGAATTGCATTCGTGCAGAAGCAACCAGTTACCGCTTAA
- the LOC108451339 gene encoding GDSL esterase/lipase At1g74460-like yields MKLEIALSLLLVVLVGITIIQGCNGKAVQFIFGDSLSDNGNNNRLSMTLAKANLPYYGIDFGNGLPNGRFTNGRTVADIIGDSTGLPRPPAFLDPSVNEDVILENGVNYASGGGGVLNETGTYFIQRLSLWKQIELFHGTTELITKKLGKQASDKFFQEARYVVALGSNDFINNYLMPVYRDSWTYNDQTFVEYLMETLEKQLLVLHKLGARQLMVFGLGPMGCIPLQRVLSTTGKCQERANKLALSFNKAANNLLISLEPKLTNASFKFGDAYDVVDDVIRNPYKYGFTNADSPCCSLGRIRPALTCTPASTLCGDRTKYVFWDEYHPSDSANELIAKELIKKFGFPEVGSPSPAPESDIAPSPSND; encoded by the exons ATGAAGTTAGAGATAGCACTGAGTTTACTACTTGTGGTTCTTGTTGGAATCACCATTATTCAAGGTTGTAATGGCAAGGCCGTACAATTCATTTTCGGAGATTCCTTGTCCGACAACGGTAACAATAATCGCCTTTCGATGACATTGGCTAAGGCGAACTTGCCTTATTACGGCATTGATTTTGGCAATGGTCTGCCAAATGGAAGGTTCACTAATGGCCGAACCGTTGCTGATATAATAG GTGACAGCACAGGTCTCCCAAGGCCACCAGCTTTCTTGGATCCATCTGTAAATGAGGATGTTATATTGGAAAATGGGGTAAATTATGCCTCTGGGGGTGGTGGGGTTTTGAATGAAACAGGAACTTACTTT ATTCAAAGGTTGTCACTTTGGAAACAGATTGAACTATTTCATGGGACAACTGAATTGATAACAAAGAAACTTGGGAAACAAGCAAGCGATAAATTCTTTCAAGAAGCTCGTTATGTGGTTGCATTAGGGAGCAATGATTTCATTAACAATTACTTAATGCCAGTTTACAGAGATTCTTGGACATACAATGATCAAACTTTTGTCGAATACTTGATGGAAACACTTGAAAAACAACTCCTG gTGTTGCACAAGTTAGGAGCAAGGCAGTTAATGGTGTTTGGTTTAGGACCAATGGGTTGCATACCACTACAAAGGGTCTTAAGTACGACAGGAAAGTGCCAAGAAAGAGCAAATAAGCTAGCTCTTAGTTTCAATAAAGCTGCAAACAACTTATTAATCAGTTTGGAACCTAAACTCACCAATGCTAGCTTCAAGTTTGGTGATGCTTATGATGTTGTAGATGATGTGATTCGTAATCCCTACAAATATG GATTTACTAATGCTGATTCGCCATGTTGTTCTTTGGGGAGGATTCGACCAGCGCTTACATGCACACCGGCATCAACATTGTGCGGAGATAGAACCAAATATGTATTTTGGGACGAGTACCATCCATCGGACAGTGCCAATGAACTTATTGCTAAAGAACTTATAAAAAAATTTGGATTTCCAGAAGTCGGTTCTCCTTCTCCAGCTCCAGAATCCGACATTGCTCCTTCTCCATCTAatgattaa